The Manis pentadactyla isolate mManPen7 chromosome 12, mManPen7.hap1, whole genome shotgun sequence genome contains the following window.
atcccttcccctctcccaaGATTCTTTTACTGTCCAATGtgtctctcccagcttctgggaaTGTTGGCCCTCTAGTGCCCTTTCTATAGAGAACTGCCCTTGGCCAAAGCAGAAGTCACCTTACCCTGACTGGCCTGGGGCTACAAAAGGTAGCCTTAAGGAGGAATGACTTTTGTGGTTCAATTTGGGCCTCTTGCCTAATGGAGTGAATACATGTGACATATAGAGGAGACTCACAATGTTCTTGAGAATGTTATATCAGCAGAAGCACTGCCAACTTCAGCTTTATGGGACAGAGTGGACAAGATAAATAATACTGGCGGACTCCCCAGATTCTATATGCAAGAAACAGGTTCATAAACTTCTCCATTAGAAACACATTCGACActttaagaaaaaggaaggatAATTCCTGTGGTGGAGCTGCTGGCCCAGAGGGTAAACCCATGAGCCACAGAGGATTATTTCCAGGCCTTGCAACTTGAATTTTCCCAGTTGAATTTTGAAATTGTTTGGAGCTTATGACTCCTTTTTGCCTTCCAGGTCCTCCCTTTCTAATAGGAATGTCTGTAACTAGTATCCTATGCTTGTCCCACCATTGAATTTTTGGAATAAGtaatttattttctagtttcaCAAGTCCATAGATGGAGAATTTTTCCCCAGGATGAATCATATGCAGAGTTTCACCATATGTGATTTAGATGATTAATATGGTGAGATATGGGATTTTTGAGCTGATAATATTTAGACTACGTATTAGACTTTGAAATGATGCTGTAATAATTGAGATTTTAGAAGAGGTTCACATGAGGtgaatatattttgcatatgaTGATGGACATTAATTCTGGAGCCAAAAAGAAGACTGTGGTAGCTTAGTGGCCCCATAAATATCTATGTCCTAATCCCTATAAACTCTGAATGTTACCGTACATGGCCAAAGGGACTTTCCAGTTGTGAAtcattaaggatcttgagatgcgAGATTGTTGTGGGCAATCCaaggtaatcacaagggtccttctAAGAGGGAGGCAGTATGAACAGAGACAGAGGTGTTAAGTAAAAGCAGAGGTTGCAGAGTTATGGGGCAATGAGCCGAGGAGTGCGAgcagcctctggaagctggaaaagtcaaggaaatggattctcccatAGAGAATGGGCCTCCAAGCTGAACACAGCCCTAATGACACCTTGGCCTTAGACCACTAACGTTTTTGACCTCTGCACTCTCGAACTACAagagaataaatgtgtgtgttaaCTCACtgagtctgtggtactttgtaacAACAGAATTTGAAATGAATTCAGGAAGCAGCATGAGCATGAAGCACATGCCCCCAACAGTGCTGTGATGAAgccctttgtctctgacccaggagtctcGTGTCTTCTACCAGCATCCATGCAGATGGGTCCGGCTAACTTCTTAGTTTGCAAGAGGAGTAAAAATCTTAGACCCTTCATAGTTCTTGACATTTAGTTCAAAAATGATGATATAGGTATTTTTCCAACTTTTAAACATCCTTCAACCTACTGACTTGACAAcctacttaaaaataatataccacTGAAATAGCTTTGAATCCTAGTAAGAAATAGAATACAGTGTCTATTTGGTTAAGTAAAGTATGAATAATAATACTCATATTAGAAGTTAATACAATCAGCATTCTTTACTATTCTTGCTCTCTTGCCTGAAAATAGTCATCAAAATAGCAAATAACAAGAATGTGTTAAAACAGCTTTAATTACAAGAAATATTCCAtactttgttttgttatttagtGTTAGAGTTTTAAGGAAGACTATTTTCCTCAAAGGACATTATGGGAAAGGAATTTATTATGGGAACAAATGCTAAATGAAATCTGGTACATGACTTAGACCACTGGGATCCTATAGATGATAGAAGTTAGGAGGACCATAAACATGGAacagtttttaaaggaaatgaaaaaactgGATGTGAAAACAAAGAACAAGAGAAAATTCCCGTGCAatcaaatgtgtttatttttttgcttaaGCAAGACAGATGGTAAACAAATACATAATGAAAATGCCACCCAGAGATTAGTATCAGGCCAGGCATGCAACTGACTGTGTGTGCAAAATCAAGTCATTTCCAATACCATCATGTAGCTTTGATTTCTTCATCAAATGAACTGTGTTGTGCCAGGCCACCTTGCATATCGTTGGCAGGGTACTTACGACCCATTCACCCTCTCAGCTTAAAGCCCACACACTAGCCTCATGGCCATGAGCTACACATTTGCCAAGGAAATAGAGAGTACGGCAAACACCACTTGTCTTGCTCAGCAGCCAGTGGCAGAGAAGTGTGAGCAGACACAGATACACCAGCACAGACACAGATGGCACCTCCCTCACCCAGCAGACAGCCTCCCCTGCCCTTCCTGGGGACAGGAGTGCTGTGTGATATGCCCCAGATGGGTACTGATTCTAGGGGAGGCTTCCCAGGGCTGTCCCCAGGTCTGAGTAGGGGTGGCCAGAGGCTCCCAGAAGAGCTCTTCCAGCAGAGCTGATGCAAATGCCAGCCACAGTGACTGTGTGGGACACATCTCCTGACATCCTGGTAGACGCTCACACCCTGCTGCGGCAGGTTAAGGCAGAGACATAGGGGATCCTATAACCAGAGCTAGGAGGTGGTGCCTTAGTGTACACTGCCTTAGGTGTATCCCAGCCTTGTCTAGAGGCAGTCACAAACTCATGAATGATTAAAGCTGGGATGCATCCTCTGCTCCAGACCCTTCACCTCACGGTTAAAGCTGTGGCAGCTGGAGAGGTAAAGCAGTTTGCTAAAGGTGGAGCAGGGTAGGGGCAGGGCCAGAATGGTGCGCAGTGCGCTGGCCCCCGTCCAGGAACGCTGACGCTGAGCATGCGGCCAAGCTTTCAGCAAGGAGGGTGAGATGGTGTAAATACGGTATTCCCCAAAGAGGCCCCAGCGTGTTTAAAGGCATAAAAACTCAGCTTGATCAGCTCGGAGGGGGCCTTCTGATCCTCTGTCCCGTCTCTTTGTCTCGCACACACCCCCACGCACAATTTTGGTGAGAGCTTTCTTGCTACACAAAGACCCAACATCATCAGGAAAACACTTTACAGAGCATTTTTCTCAATCCAGGTCCTTGTCTGAGGCCTGGGAAACAGGCTTATTTTCTAGAACGATAGGTGGTTCCGAAATCAGAAGCTCATCCTCCCCAAAGGGGGAGCTCTGGTCTGTGTTCACAAAGTTAGGGATGTCGAAGTCCCTGGGCCTGTCCAGCTCCTTCTCCGGCCACCCGCGGCCCCCGCGGACCTCCTGGAGCTGCACACTGCTGCCGGGGGCTGTGGCCTGGTGACAGGCTTTGGCCTTGCCCATGCGTTCCACTTCATCGATGTAGTAGTGAAAGAGAGACATGGATTCCTCATTGCCCTGTCGAGAAAATACTTTATCTGGCTCCAGTGGTCTTCCGAAGtctgacacaaagctgttcacTCTGAATCTCTTCTCAGACTCTGCACTgctgtacagaaaaggaaaataaaagatttctTACACCCCATCTCATTCACCTGCAGAATTGTGCCTTTCAGCATGTAGGACAGGCAGGCATATTtccactgagcacctactgagtTGCAAGTACCTCTACAGAGTGCAGACAAACATAAGAACTGAGAGACATCCCTTCTGAACATGTAAACAAACCCCCAGCAAAGCCCTAAGCTACAGGTCCCCGGGTTCCCCCAGGAGGATGCCTTGCCGAGGAGCGCCCTGGCAGTCTGCATCAGAccccaggcctcagggggcttctTGCTCTTCGGCATTGTAATGACTTGAAGTACTTCTTACAATGCAGAATCCTGGGCTGCAGACCTTTACAATGTCTGGAGGTAGGGACTGACAATCTGTATCTTAATAGAATTGCCAAGAATCACTACTCTTGCCCAAGTGCAGAACCACGGACCTACACCAAGGTCAGCCTGAACAAAGACCACACCCCCACGTGGTGAGCTTCCTGGTCGCCAAAGCAATGTCACTTCCATTTATCTCACTCGGTTCTCAGAACCGAGAACTGTGTGGTCAGTGAGTCACAAAGAAACAACTCTTAAGATGACAGATTTTCCTCAATGTGCAGGTATCCTTTGTATGCCTTGAGTATCAGCATCGAGCCCCACAAACGGACAACCTGACATGCATACTACAGGAAAGGAGAAGAGCATGAACAACGTAATGCTGTGGACATTATCTTTTTTGCAATCAGCTACTATATGTTGCATTGCAGACCTTTTGTCTGCATGGGCCTTTGCTCTGGAGATGTAGGCACTAGCAAACATTTTCCTCCTTTCATACATGCACGTTAAGTAGCAATGTGAGCAATACTTCATCCATACTTCACTCCCAGTACTTTTTGAGATATTTgtgtaaaatggaatttaaagtTCACTTATGATTGTACGTGAACCACAGAGGAGCTCAGTTATTAACACAAAAACTTTTTTAATAGctaaaaaatacttcaaatagttaaagaattaaaaatatgggGAACCACTACCAGAAAAGTTCTGAGTCAtcctaacatttttaaaattacagttgTTTGATAGAATCTTGAACTTTGAAGATTCATTTGCTTAAGTTATTTGTTTTGAGAATTTGTATTCCTCATTTTCAGCTTGTTATAATGCAATTTGGATGATCTATTGACTGCAACACCACAGACTCCACCAGCCAGACTGAAAATACTGTCCAGACTGTTCTGAGTCTTGATCTTCTCTTCTTATCACCATGGGTTGTGTCGTGTGTTCTCTGCACCTGTGCAATTTTCTGACCCTCTGTGCCTTTGCTCGTGCTGTTCCTTTTCCCTTGTGGGCCCTTCCACACTCCTCTGTCTGTCAAAATCAAATACCTTTTTTCACCGTCCAGGTCAAATGTCGCTGCCTCTGTGGAGACTCTGCCCTCCAAGTGGGAAggacttcctccctgctctgcaCTCCTGCGGTATTTCACTGACTTCTCTGATGAGACGCAGCCTTTCCCGCCTCACGTCCAAGCCACTGTGTCCAGTCTTCCTCTCCTGTCCACTGCGCTCATCTTTGCCTCATCTCAGAGGTTTCTCTCATCTTTGCCTCTCTCAGAGGACTTTGCAGGCGTTGGACCCTCACGGTGTGCACCGAACAGCTGCATCTGCAGGCGGGCCGCAGCCCAGATTCCTGGAGAGGCACAGCCACCTCCAGCATCAGCGATGTGCTCCTTCCTCTGGATTCGCATGATGGACCAGCTCAGGAGGGCAGACGCCTCCCTCCTCCAGTCAGAGGGAAACGGCTGTGATGCGCTGGGTTGTTCCTCGGGGGATTTCCCAGATTTCTGACAGACTCTTACAGGTGGAGCACCGGCTGCTGTGCTGTGTCAGCGTGCCCGCAGCTGTCCTCAGGTTCGCTCAACCCAGGAAAGGCAGTGGGCAGACCAGCCTGTGGGCACCTGGCATTCCCAGCAGCCACTTTCAGTGGCCTTTTAGAGATGTTTAAGCTACAACAAAAGACCTACTAAGAGTGAAGCTCTGTGATTAACAATGAATGAGAAGATGATGATAACCGCCAACACTCGTGGAGACATAGCCTGTGCCGAGAGCTTTATCTCACGTAGCAAGCTTCTAACAGAAGCCCTCCCTTTGTGTGGAAGTGGCTTTGGGTTGCTTTAGTTGATAGCTCTGACTTACCAGGAAGATGTCGGGACATGAGAACAATCCT
Protein-coding sequences here:
- the LOC118913770 gene encoding melanocortin-2 receptor accessory protein 2 isoform X2, producing MSAQRLISNRTSQQPASNSDYTWEYEYYEIGPVSFEGLKVHKYSIVIGFWVGLAVFVIFMFFVLTLLTKTGAPRQDAESEKRFRVNSFVSDFGRPLEPDKVFSRQGNEESMSLFHYYIDEVERMGKAKACHQATAPGSSVQLQEVRGGRGWPEKELDRPRDFDIPNFVNTDQSSPFGEDELLISEPPIVLENKPVSQASDKDLD
- the LOC118913770 gene encoding melanocortin-2 receptor accessory protein 2 isoform X5, with product MFFVLTLLTKTGAPRQDAESEKRFRVNSFVSDFGRPLEPDKVFSRQGNEESMSLFHYYIDEVERMGKAKACHQATAPGSSVQLQEVRGGRGWPEKELDRPRDFDIPNFVNTDQSSPFGEDELLISEPPIVLENKPVSQASDKDLD
- the LOC118913770 gene encoding melanocortin-2 receptor accessory protein 2 isoform X1 → MSAQRLISNRTSQQPASNSDYTWEYEYYEIGPVSFEGLKVHKYSIVIGFWVGLAVFVIFMFFVLTLLTKTGAPRQDSAESEKRFRVNSFVSDFGRPLEPDKVFSRQGNEESMSLFHYYIDEVERMGKAKACHQATAPGSSVQLQEVRGGRGWPEKELDRPRDFDIPNFVNTDQSSPFGEDELLISEPPIVLENKPVSQASDKDLD
- the LOC118913770 gene encoding melanocortin-2 receptor accessory protein 2 isoform X4, giving the protein MFFVLTLLTKTGAPRQDSAESEKRFRVNSFVSDFGRPLEPDKVFSRQGNEESMSLFHYYIDEVERMGKAKACHQATAPGSSVQLQEVRGGRGWPEKELDRPRDFDIPNFVNTDQSSPFGEDELLISEPPIVLENKPVSQASDKDLD
- the LOC118913770 gene encoding melanocortin-2 receptor accessory protein 2 isoform X3, giving the protein MRAAGEAPHSEPSWSVRCDSIVIGFWVGLAVFVIFMFFVLTLLTKTGAPRQDSAESEKRFRVNSFVSDFGRPLEPDKVFSRQGNEESMSLFHYYIDEVERMGKAKACHQATAPGSSVQLQEVRGGRGWPEKELDRPRDFDIPNFVNTDQSSPFGEDELLISEPPIVLENKPVSQASDKDLD